In Streptomyces sp. RFCAC02, the following proteins share a genomic window:
- the pgsA gene encoding phosphatidylinositol phosphate synthase yields the protein MLNKYARAFFTRVLTPFAALLIRLRVTPDMVTLVGTAGVMAGALVFFPRGEFFWGTVVITLFVFSDLVDGNMARQIGTSSRWGAFLDSTLDRVADAAIFSGIALWYAGGGDNEVLCAVTLFCLASGQVVSYTKARGESIGMPVAVNGLVERAERLVITLVLAGFAGWERTFDVPHIGVLLPIALWVVAAGSFVTLVQRVVTVRREAAEADAAEAARAAAERGSGPA from the coding sequence ATGCTCAACAAGTACGCGCGTGCCTTTTTCACGCGTGTCCTCACGCCATTCGCCGCGCTGCTGATCCGCCTGCGGGTGACCCCCGACATGGTCACCCTGGTCGGGACGGCCGGAGTCATGGCGGGCGCGCTGGTCTTCTTCCCCCGGGGCGAGTTCTTCTGGGGCACGGTCGTGATCACGCTGTTCGTCTTCTCCGACCTCGTCGACGGCAACATGGCGCGTCAGATCGGCACCTCCAGCCGGTGGGGCGCGTTCCTCGACTCGACGCTCGACCGGGTCGCCGACGCGGCGATCTTCTCCGGCATCGCCCTGTGGTACGCGGGCGGCGGTGACAACGAGGTCCTGTGCGCCGTCACCCTCTTCTGCCTCGCCAGCGGCCAGGTCGTCTCCTACACCAAGGCCAGGGGCGAGAGCATCGGCATGCCGGTCGCCGTCAACGGTCTCGTGGAGCGCGCCGAACGGCTCGTCATCACCCTCGTCCTCGCGGGCTTCGCCGGCTGGGAGCGCACCTTCGACGTGCCGCACATCGGCGTGCTCCTGCCCATCGCCCTGTGGGTGGTGGCCGCCGGCAGCTTCGTCACCCTCGTCCAGCGGGTCGTGACCGTGCGCCGCGAGGCGGCCGAGGCCGACGCCGCCGAGGCCGCCCGCGCGGCTGCGGAACGGGGAAGCGGCCCCGCATGA